One part of the Bradyrhizobium sp. CB1650 genome encodes these proteins:
- a CDS encoding TetR/AcrR family transcriptional regulator: protein MRELIDQQTANTRRRIVQATIHLYREVGHKKTTVGDIARSLSMSSSNVYRFFPSRRAIEKAVVEEVLGEAVSAATGAARSSGPALPRLAKVLQAIADCNEARPAKPRKLQDLVAVAVRQNWTVVLAYHDKIRGLVRPIIGAGQARGELRDGSPMALTCCLLEAMDVHLNPSRIGATTLRPSFEEMLKFCTGALRRLPSLQPVETTSRVQLKAAG from the coding sequence ATGCGTGAGCTGATTGACCAACAGACGGCGAACACCCGTCGCAGGATCGTACAAGCCACCATCCACCTCTATCGCGAGGTCGGTCACAAGAAGACCACGGTTGGTGACATCGCGCGAAGCTTGTCGATGTCTTCTTCCAACGTCTACCGCTTCTTTCCCTCGAGGCGTGCCATCGAGAAAGCCGTCGTGGAGGAGGTGCTCGGCGAGGCCGTCAGTGCCGCAACGGGGGCGGCTCGTAGCAGCGGGCCGGCGCTGCCACGCCTCGCGAAGGTGTTGCAAGCGATTGCCGATTGCAATGAAGCCCGACCGGCGAAGCCCCGGAAATTGCAGGACCTGGTCGCCGTGGCCGTTCGTCAGAACTGGACCGTCGTCCTCGCCTATCACGACAAGATCCGCGGCTTAGTGCGACCGATCATCGGGGCCGGGCAAGCACGCGGTGAACTGCGCGACGGCAGTCCGATGGCACTGACCTGCTGCCTCCTCGAAGCGATGGATGTCCATCTCAATCCCTCGCGCATCGGGGCGACGACGCTCCGCCCAAGTTTCGAGGAAATGTTGAAGTTTTGCACGGGCGCTCTGCGGCGGCTGCCCTCGCTGCAGCCGGTCGAGACGACGTCGCGCGTGCAGCTCAAGGCGGCCGGCTGA
- a CDS encoding LysR family transcriptional regulator yields the protein MRINFELLDIRAFLAVLDLGSFSKAADALNLSQPALSRRIQSLEAAIGAPLLERTTRHVAPTAVGQSLAPLTRRLLDEFEESLLGTTGVAARQTGQITLACVPTAVFYFLPRAIEQFNARFPHIRFRILDLSANEGLASVSSGEAEFGINLTGSTDPVLSFTPLLDDPFVLACRRDHALATKRRLTWKDLEDEILIGVSRASGNRMILETALMKSRVRLNFHFEVNHLTTSLGLVERGLGVSVLPKLATPPPGHPTIVTRAIGEPEIKRTIGIVERRAARLSPAAQRFRDMLVATWQR from the coding sequence ATGCGCATCAATTTTGAACTGCTCGACATTCGCGCCTTCCTGGCGGTCCTCGACCTGGGCAGCTTTAGCAAGGCAGCCGACGCCTTGAACCTGTCGCAGCCGGCGCTGTCGCGGCGCATTCAGTCGCTTGAGGCAGCCATCGGGGCTCCTCTGCTCGAGCGCACCACGCGGCATGTTGCACCGACTGCAGTCGGCCAATCTCTGGCGCCGTTGACGCGGCGCCTGCTCGATGAGTTTGAGGAATCCCTCCTCGGCACGACCGGCGTTGCGGCTCGTCAGACCGGGCAGATCACGCTCGCCTGCGTTCCCACGGCAGTGTTCTATTTCCTGCCGCGGGCCATCGAGCAGTTCAACGCCCGCTTTCCTCACATCCGGTTCCGGATCCTCGACCTGTCGGCAAATGAGGGGCTGGCAAGCGTGTCGAGCGGCGAAGCCGAATTCGGCATCAATCTGACCGGCAGTACGGACCCCGTTCTCAGCTTTACTCCGCTACTGGACGATCCGTTCGTGCTGGCGTGCCGGCGCGACCACGCTCTGGCGACCAAGCGTCGCCTGACCTGGAAAGACCTCGAAGACGAAATCCTGATCGGCGTGAGCCGCGCCAGCGGCAATCGCATGATCCTCGAAACCGCGTTGATGAAGTCAAGGGTGCGACTCAACTTTCATTTCGAAGTCAATCACCTCACCACCTCGTTAGGCCTGGTCGAACGTGGGCTCGGCGTGTCCGTGTTGCCAAAGCTGGCGACGCCACCGCCCGGGCACCCCACCATTGTGACGAGAGCAATCGGCGAACCTGAGATCAAACGCACTATCGGCATTGTCGAGCGGCGCGCTGCGCGCCTCTCCCCGGCAGCCCAACGCTTCCGCGATATGCTGGTTGCCACCTGGCAGCGCTGA
- a CDS encoding efflux RND transporter periplasmic adaptor subunit — protein sequence MNAVAAAAVLASLALSGCNDRAAPTATRAALVRTTIVQPRDRQAAITLTGEVQARFRADLSFRVSGRVIARIVDVGAHVTKGDVLARLDPAEQQADVDAATAAVASAEAQLRVASATFGRQKALIASGFTTRTVYDQAQEGLRTAEGVLEAAKAQLGTARDALGYTVLRAEADGVITARNLEVGQVVPAAQPVFSLAQDGERDAVFEVYESIFLGRTDSHRVRLALVSDPAVTATGEVREISPVIDAKSSTIRVKVSIDTPPAAMTLGSAVAGTVNAKAQREITLPWSALMATGTKPAVWTVDPKTQTASLKPVTVGAYEAGQVLIKAGLEPGERVVVDGGKLLSVGQSVTEVGGKS from the coding sequence ATGAATGCAGTCGCCGCCGCAGCCGTGCTCGCGAGCCTTGCGCTGAGCGGATGCAATGACCGCGCGGCGCCGACGGCCACGCGCGCCGCGCTGGTTCGGACCACCATCGTGCAGCCGCGCGACCGGCAAGCCGCCATCACCCTGACCGGGGAGGTTCAGGCGCGCTTTCGTGCCGATCTCTCCTTCCGTGTCAGCGGACGTGTGATTGCTCGCATCGTCGACGTTGGTGCTCACGTCACCAAGGGCGACGTGCTGGCTCGGCTCGATCCGGCCGAGCAGCAGGCCGATGTCGATGCTGCGACCGCGGCAGTGGCCTCCGCCGAAGCCCAGCTGCGCGTGGCGAGTGCCACTTTCGGACGGCAGAAGGCGCTGATCGCAAGCGGTTTCACGACCCGCACCGTCTACGACCAGGCGCAGGAGGGCTTGCGAACCGCAGAGGGCGTGCTGGAGGCGGCGAAGGCGCAGCTCGGCACTGCGCGGGATGCGCTCGGCTACACCGTGCTGCGCGCTGAAGCCGACGGCGTGATTACCGCGCGAAATCTCGAGGTCGGCCAGGTCGTGCCGGCCGCGCAACCCGTGTTCTCGCTTGCGCAGGACGGGGAGCGGGATGCCGTGTTCGAGGTCTATGAATCCATCTTCCTTGGCCGGACCGACAGCCACCGCGTGAGGCTGGCACTGGTTTCGGATCCCGCCGTGACCGCGACGGGTGAGGTGAGAGAGATTTCACCTGTCATCGACGCGAAGAGCTCCACGATCCGCGTCAAGGTGTCTATCGACACTCCGCCGGCGGCGATGACGCTGGGCAGCGCCGTCGCCGGAACGGTCAATGCGAAAGCTCAGCGGGAGATCACCTTGCCCTGGAGTGCGCTGATGGCCACCGGCACGAAGCCCGCGGTCTGGACGGTCGATCCGAAGACGCAGACAGCGTCGCTGAAGCCGGTCACGGTCGGCGCATACGAGGCCGGTCAGGTGCTGATCAAGGCAGGCCTCGAGCCCGGCGAGCGTGTCGTCGTCGACGGCGGCAAGCTGCTGAGTGTCGGCCAGTCCGTCACCGAAGTGGGAGGCAAGTCATGA
- a CDS encoding 4-oxalomesaconate tautomerase, producing MFRSVRVPCVLMRGGTSRGPFFLATDLPSDVAERDQLLISALGAGHELQIDGIGGGSPLTSKVAIVGPSTHPDADVDYLFAQVKVAECAVDTSPNCGNMLSAVAPFAIEQGLVRARDGRTTVRIHNVNTGKLVAATVQTPEGAVTYEGTTSIDGVPGGAAPIHLTFLDAAGSKTGLLLPTGSATDVVENVPITCIDAAMPLVIVRAEDLGKSGLEQPSELDADRPFMARLEAVRRAAAVRMGLSSGLVIPKPVLIAPALHGGTVSARYFMPHACHRTFAVTGAVAVATACAIPGTVAQAFLSNGPPTTVKIEHPSGQLELELSWAGGAEAPAVSVVRTARRIFEGAVFARVSQPAVPLAAA from the coding sequence ATGTTCCGTTCCGTTCGAGTTCCCTGCGTCCTGATGCGTGGCGGTACATCGAGAGGACCGTTCTTCCTGGCGACCGACCTTCCGAGCGATGTTGCCGAACGCGATCAATTGCTGATCTCCGCGCTCGGCGCCGGGCATGAGTTGCAGATCGATGGCATCGGCGGTGGTAGTCCGCTGACCAGCAAGGTTGCCATCGTAGGGCCATCGACGCATCCCGATGCTGACGTCGACTACCTATTTGCGCAGGTGAAAGTTGCCGAATGCGCGGTGGACACCTCACCCAACTGCGGCAACATGCTATCGGCAGTCGCTCCTTTTGCGATAGAGCAAGGCCTTGTACGTGCTCGGGACGGCCGGACGACGGTTCGCATCCACAATGTGAACACCGGCAAACTCGTTGCAGCGACCGTGCAGACGCCCGAAGGCGCCGTCACCTATGAGGGCACAACGAGTATCGACGGCGTGCCCGGCGGCGCCGCGCCAATCCATCTCACTTTCCTCGATGCCGCCGGATCCAAGACCGGGCTCCTGCTGCCAACGGGCAGCGCCACCGACGTGGTGGAGAATGTGCCCATCACCTGCATCGACGCCGCGATGCCGCTTGTCATCGTGCGAGCGGAGGATCTTGGCAAGAGCGGGCTGGAGCAGCCGAGCGAGCTCGATGCGGATCGCCCGTTCATGGCTCGGCTCGAAGCGGTGAGGCGTGCTGCCGCCGTACGCATGGGGCTATCATCCGGGCTGGTCATTCCCAAGCCCGTTTTGATTGCGCCAGCGCTACACGGCGGCACCGTCTCCGCCCGATATTTCATGCCGCATGCCTGTCACAGGACGTTTGCCGTGACCGGCGCCGTCGCGGTGGCGACGGCGTGCGCTATTCCCGGCACAGTTGCGCAGGCGTTTCTTAGCAATGGGCCTCCGACCACCGTCAAGATTGAGCATCCATCAGGCCAGTTGGAGCTCGAACTCTCCTGGGCCGGAGGAGCGGAGGCGCCCGCTGTATCAGTCGTCCGCACGGCGAGGCGGATCTTCGAAGGCGCGGTGTTTGCCCGTGTCTCGCAGCCCGCCGTGCCGCTGGCTGCAGCCTGA
- a CDS encoding efflux RND transporter periplasmic adaptor subunit — translation MKRPIKMIVGTLAAALLAGCQQERSAPEPVRPVLSMLTKPNSGDSAVAVGVVEPRYKTNLGFRVLGRLTSRPVYAGDIVKEGQIIGTIDPTALDLAVRAAKAQLAKAEAQLATAKATEERQRTLITSDATTKQTLDNAEQARAGVEASVAQEQASLTKVIEQLGYAQIKADFGGVVTSVGAEVGQVVSPGQTVVTVARPDIREAVVDIGEDLAVPLQVGLPFTVSLQLLPAVQVEGRIREVAPQADPVTRLRRVRIALDNPPESFRLGATVTAKLGKDQAKVLRLPASAVLAKNGADFVWVVDQSAGTVSLQKIDGVAEQAGIRVTGGLAAGTRVVIAGIHSLQPGQHVRIEQDQEP, via the coding sequence ATGAAGCGACCGATCAAGATGATCGTCGGTACGCTCGCGGCAGCGTTGCTCGCCGGCTGCCAGCAGGAGAGGAGCGCGCCGGAGCCGGTGCGCCCGGTGCTCTCGATGCTGACGAAGCCGAACAGTGGAGACAGTGCGGTTGCGGTCGGCGTCGTCGAGCCGCGCTACAAGACCAACCTCGGCTTTCGCGTCCTCGGACGGCTGACCTCGCGTCCGGTCTACGCTGGCGACATCGTCAAGGAAGGACAGATCATCGGCACGATCGATCCGACCGCGCTCGATCTCGCCGTTCGCGCCGCCAAAGCCCAGCTTGCGAAGGCCGAGGCGCAGCTTGCGACGGCCAAGGCCACGGAGGAGCGGCAACGCACGCTCATCACCAGCGACGCAACGACCAAGCAGACGCTGGACAATGCCGAGCAGGCGCGCGCCGGCGTCGAAGCCAGCGTCGCGCAGGAGCAGGCGAGCCTGACGAAAGTTATCGAGCAACTCGGCTATGCCCAGATCAAGGCCGACTTCGGTGGCGTCGTCACCTCCGTCGGCGCCGAAGTGGGCCAAGTGGTCTCGCCCGGGCAAACCGTGGTGACGGTGGCGCGTCCGGACATTCGGGAGGCGGTCGTCGACATCGGGGAAGACCTCGCTGTGCCGCTCCAAGTCGGGCTCCCGTTCACCGTCAGCCTCCAGCTTCTTCCCGCCGTTCAGGTCGAGGGCAGGATCCGCGAGGTCGCGCCGCAAGCAGATCCCGTGACGCGGCTGCGGCGCGTCCGGATCGCACTCGACAATCCGCCGGAAAGCTTTCGTCTCGGCGCCACCGTCACGGCAAAGCTGGGCAAGGACCAGGCCAAGGTCCTGCGCCTGCCCGCTTCAGCGGTGCTCGCCAAGAACGGCGCCGATTTCGTCTGGGTGGTCGATCAGTCCGCCGGTACCGTCTCTCTGCAGAAGATCGATGGCGTCGCCGAACAAGCGGGCATCCGAGTCACCGGCGGGCTTGCCGCAGGCACCCGCGTCGTCATCGCCGGAATTCACAGCCTCCAGCCGGGACAGCACGTCCGCATCGAACAGGATCAAGAGCCATGA
- a CDS encoding TetR/AcrR family transcriptional regulator codes for MKKTKRGRPPKDLAGDAQARILDAAQQLFLEKGYRSASIDDISELAPASKPTIYAHFPGKEALFAAVVARTVEGLTDFEGFSPEGRTIEDKLMNLGTAIVERFVEESVDLVRATIAESQRFPELSRNVHDTARDRSQAAVSQLLDDATQKLARNPRGPFSPKRSRATAQIFLDLILLPMLFRSLVGETPKDLKKELPGFVRERVGFFLAACEADWSS; via the coding sequence ATGAAGAAGACGAAGCGAGGCAGACCACCCAAGGATCTTGCCGGCGACGCGCAGGCGCGCATTCTCGATGCAGCCCAGCAGCTGTTTCTGGAGAAGGGCTACCGCAGCGCCAGCATCGACGACATTTCCGAGCTCGCGCCCGCGAGCAAGCCCACGATCTATGCCCACTTCCCCGGCAAGGAAGCATTGTTCGCCGCGGTGGTGGCCCGCACGGTTGAGGGACTGACTGACTTCGAGGGCTTCTCCCCGGAAGGCCGCACCATCGAGGATAAATTGATGAACCTCGGTACCGCAATCGTGGAAAGATTCGTGGAGGAATCGGTGGACCTGGTCCGCGCGACCATCGCCGAATCGCAGCGATTTCCCGAATTGAGCCGCAACGTTCATGACACCGCGCGGGATCGCTCCCAGGCTGCGGTGTCCCAGCTGCTGGACGACGCAACGCAGAAGCTCGCGCGCAACCCGAGGGGCCCGTTCAGCCCCAAGCGAAGCCGCGCCACCGCGCAGATCTTCCTCGACCTGATCCTGCTGCCGATGCTGTTTCGCTCGCTTGTTGGAGAGACACCGAAAGACCTGAAGAAGGAGCTTCCCGGCTTCGTGCGTGAGCGCGTCGGCTTTTTCCTGGCAGCCTGCGAGGCGGATTGGTCGTCCTAG
- a CDS encoding PepSY domain-containing protein: MSRQHLFALIMWSATLAATGAVADVQNSAETDSRSASAQSDSEDAAIQRVLSEFRTIRVPLSRAMAIAEHLHDGSKTADISFEIDNSPLYRVRTIRNEHVWENAIDANTGSVTGKELTSSLKELDREDLARMLALKWIKQELSDAVQVAEGAAAGSALAGGLIRQDGKLNFVIVVASGDHLKEVLLEPPKVEKQNSTRH; the protein is encoded by the coding sequence ATGTCCAGACAGCATTTGTTCGCCCTGATCATGTGGTCCGCCACGCTCGCCGCCACCGGCGCAGTGGCGGACGTCCAAAATTCCGCGGAGACGGACAGCCGCAGCGCGAGCGCGCAAAGCGATTCCGAGGACGCAGCTATCCAGCGCGTGCTCTCTGAATTCCGCACCATACGCGTCCCGCTCAGCCGTGCCATGGCAATCGCGGAGCACCTGCATGACGGCTCGAAGACCGCCGACATCAGCTTCGAGATCGACAACTCGCCCCTCTACCGCGTCCGCACCATCCGAAACGAACACGTGTGGGAGAACGCCATCGATGCCAACACCGGAAGCGTCACCGGCAAGGAGCTGACGTCGTCACTGAAGGAGCTCGATCGGGAAGACCTCGCCAGGATGCTTGCCCTGAAGTGGATCAAGCAGGAATTGTCGGACGCGGTGCAGGTCGCCGAAGGGGCTGCGGCCGGCAGCGCGCTGGCCGGCGGACTGATCCGACAGGACGGCAAGCTCAACTTCGTGATCGTCGTCGCCTCCGGGGACCATTTGAAGGAAGTGCTGCTCGAGCCGCCCAAGGTCGAAAAGCAGAACTCGACTCGTCATTAG
- a CDS encoding efflux RND transporter permease subunit encodes MKSFNLSDWALGHRSLVWYFMIAFMAAGLFAYLQLGRQEDPDFTIKTMVIQAQWPGASPEDMTRQVTDRIEKKLEELESLDYTKSVTVAGQSTVFVYLRDSTKAADVKPTWVRVRNMIADIRGDFPQGVIGPGFNDRFGDVFGNVYAFTSDGLSQRQLRDQVEDIRAKVLTVPDVGKVDILGAQDEVIYLEFSTRKIAAIGLDVHAIMNSLQGQNAVAPSGVFQEGPERISVRVNGQFTSEASLKAVNLRINDRFFPLTDVATITRGYADPPSTLFRYNGQPAIALAIGMKSGANLLQFGEALKEEMTRIIADLPIGVGVHLVADQPVVVEHAVSGFTEALFEAVIIVLGISFLSLGMRAGLVVAIAIPLVLAITFVVMAYCGISLQRISLGALIIALGLLVDDAMIAVEMMVARLEIGDPLEKAATHVYTSTAFPMLTGTLVTVAGFIPIGLNSSNAGEFTFTLFVVIAVSLIVSWIVAVLFTPLLGVTILPARMKGHHEQKGRLAQMFARLLLFCMHHRWSTIAVTAGAFLLALVGLQFVQQQFFPSSDRAELVIDWNLPQNASITDTNSQMAQFEREQLQGNDSVEHWSTYVGTGAPRFVLSFDLQTANTWFGQQVIVTKGGIAARDRLKSQFEDYLSKTFPGTDTYVKLLEVGPPVGRPVQYRLSGPEIAEVRDLSQKLAGVIRSSPDLGNVVFDWMEPARVVKVDVLQDKARQLGVTSEDIATTLNSVLQGTPVTQVRDSIYLVNVTGRATAQERASIDTLRDLQLTGLGGQSVPLGAVANLRYELEQPTIWRRARIPTITLKAAVVSNVQPKTVVDQLAPKVAEFTKQLPAGYSVKIGGSVEESAKSQGPIIAVVPLMLFVMATVLMVQLQSFSRLFLVFAVAPLALIGVVMAMLPSGAPLGFVAILGVLALIGILVRNSVILIVQIEDLKKEGRPAWDAVVEATEHRMRPILLTAAAASLALIPIAREIFWGPMAYAMMGGIIVGTLLTLLFLPALYVAWFRVHPDHADEAPSHVPEAVANEATAEQRPAHDAAEPVLEPQI; translated from the coding sequence ATGAAGTCGTTCAACCTCTCCGACTGGGCGCTCGGCCATCGCTCGCTCGTCTGGTATTTCATGATCGCCTTCATGGCGGCTGGCCTGTTTGCCTATCTCCAGCTGGGACGACAGGAGGATCCTGACTTCACCATCAAGACCATGGTGATCCAGGCGCAGTGGCCGGGCGCCTCGCCCGAGGACATGACGCGTCAAGTCACCGACCGGATCGAGAAGAAGCTGGAGGAGCTGGAATCGCTCGACTACACCAAGAGCGTGACGGTCGCGGGTCAGAGCACCGTCTTCGTCTACTTGCGCGATTCGACCAAGGCGGCCGACGTCAAGCCGACCTGGGTGCGCGTCCGCAACATGATCGCGGACATCAGGGGCGATTTTCCACAAGGCGTGATCGGACCTGGTTTCAACGATCGCTTCGGTGACGTCTTCGGCAACGTCTATGCCTTCACCAGCGACGGCTTGAGCCAGCGACAGCTCCGCGACCAGGTCGAGGATATAAGGGCCAAGGTGCTGACGGTGCCCGATGTCGGCAAGGTCGACATTCTCGGCGCGCAGGATGAGGTGATTTATCTCGAATTTTCTACCCGCAAGATCGCAGCCATCGGCCTCGATGTCCACGCCATCATGAATTCGCTGCAGGGCCAGAACGCGGTTGCGCCCTCCGGCGTGTTCCAGGAGGGGCCGGAGCGGATCAGCGTGCGCGTGAACGGCCAGTTCACCTCGGAGGCGAGCCTGAAGGCGGTCAATCTCCGCATCAACGATCGCTTCTTCCCGTTGACCGATGTTGCGACCATCACGCGCGGCTACGCCGATCCGCCATCAACTCTGTTCAGATACAACGGTCAGCCCGCCATTGCGCTCGCGATCGGCATGAAGTCCGGCGCCAACCTGCTCCAGTTCGGCGAGGCGCTGAAGGAGGAGATGACCAGGATCATCGCCGACCTGCCGATCGGCGTCGGCGTGCATCTCGTTGCCGACCAGCCCGTCGTGGTCGAACATGCCGTTTCGGGTTTCACCGAAGCGCTGTTCGAGGCCGTGATCATCGTGCTCGGCATCAGCTTTTTGAGCCTGGGCATGCGTGCTGGACTCGTGGTTGCCATTGCCATTCCACTCGTGCTCGCGATCACCTTCGTCGTGATGGCCTATTGCGGCATCTCGCTGCAACGCATTTCGCTGGGGGCCCTGATCATCGCGCTTGGCCTGCTGGTCGACGACGCCATGATCGCGGTCGAGATGATGGTGGCGCGGCTCGAGATCGGCGATCCCCTCGAAAAGGCGGCAACCCACGTCTATACGTCGACGGCATTTCCGATGCTGACGGGAACGCTTGTCACCGTGGCCGGCTTCATCCCGATCGGGCTCAACAGCAGCAATGCCGGTGAGTTCACCTTCACCTTGTTCGTGGTGATCGCGGTATCTCTGATCGTCTCCTGGATCGTCGCCGTGCTGTTCACGCCGCTGCTCGGCGTCACCATCCTGCCGGCCAGGATGAAGGGGCACCACGAGCAGAAGGGCCGCCTGGCACAGATGTTCGCGCGCCTCCTCCTGTTCTGCATGCATCACCGCTGGAGCACAATCGCCGTGACGGCCGGCGCGTTCCTGCTCGCGCTGGTCGGCTTGCAGTTTGTGCAGCAGCAGTTCTTCCCCTCGTCCGACCGTGCCGAGCTCGTGATCGACTGGAACCTGCCGCAGAATGCCTCGATCACGGATACCAATTCGCAGATGGCGCAATTCGAGCGCGAGCAGTTGCAGGGCAATGACTCGGTCGAGCACTGGTCCACTTATGTCGGCACCGGCGCGCCGCGCTTCGTGCTGTCGTTCGACCTGCAGACTGCCAACACCTGGTTCGGCCAGCAGGTGATCGTGACCAAAGGCGGCATCGCCGCGCGCGACCGTCTCAAGTCGCAGTTCGAGGATTACCTGAGCAAGACGTTTCCCGGCACCGACACCTACGTCAAGCTGCTCGAGGTCGGCCCGCCCGTCGGCCGTCCGGTGCAATACCGCTTGAGCGGCCCCGAAATTGCCGAGGTCCGCGACCTCTCGCAGAAGCTCGCCGGCGTCATTCGCAGCAGTCCTGATCTCGGCAACGTGGTGTTCGACTGGATGGAGCCCGCGCGCGTCGTCAAAGTCGACGTCCTCCAGGACAAGGCGCGCCAGCTCGGTGTCACCTCGGAAGACATCGCCACCACCCTGAACTCGGTGCTCCAGGGCACGCCGGTCACGCAGGTGCGCGACAGCATCTATCTCGTCAATGTCACGGGACGTGCGACCGCGCAGGAGCGCGCCTCGATCGACACGCTGCGCGACCTGCAACTGACCGGGCTCGGCGGCCAATCGGTACCGCTCGGGGCCGTCGCCAATCTGCGTTACGAGCTTGAGCAGCCCACGATCTGGCGGCGGGCGCGGATTCCAACCATCACTCTGAAAGCCGCCGTCGTCAGCAACGTTCAGCCCAAGACGGTTGTCGACCAGCTCGCGCCGAAGGTGGCGGAGTTTACCAAGCAGCTGCCCGCGGGATATTCGGTGAAGATCGGCGGCTCGGTGGAGGAGAGTGCCAAGAGCCAGGGGCCGATCATCGCGGTGGTGCCGCTGATGCTGTTCGTCATGGCCACGGTGCTGATGGTTCAGCTGCAGAGCTTCTCGCGCCTGTTCCTGGTGTTCGCGGTCGCGCCGCTCGCGTTGATCGGCGTCGTCATGGCCATGTTGCCGAGTGGTGCGCCGCTCGGTTTCGTGGCCATCCTCGGCGTGCTGGCCCTCATCGGCATTCTGGTCCGCAACTCCGTGATCCTGATCGTGCAGATCGAGGATCTGAAGAAGGAAGGCAGACCCGCCTGGGATGCGGTGGTGGAAGCAACCGAGCACCGCATGCGGCCGATCCTGCTCACCGCCGCCGCGGCAAGTCTCGCACTCATTCCGATCGCCCGCGAGATTTTCTGGGGCCCGATGGCCTATGCCATGATGGGCGGCATCATCGTCGGCACGCTGCTGACGCTGCTGTTCCTGCCGGCGCTGTATGTCGCTTGGTTCAGGGTTCATCCCGACCATGCGGATGAAGCACCTTCACATGTCCCAGAAGCCGTCGCGAACGAAGCAACCGCCGAACAGAGGCCCGCTCACGACGCCGCGGAGCCCGTGCTCGAGCCCCAGATCTAA
- a CDS encoding sensor histidine kinase, with amino-acid sequence MTVLNPDPAGLQEGVLLRELNHRVTNGVAFAINLVSAAAIRVEGAEAKCALSDVVELLHGYADVHRALATPAGETLIHAATYLRKLGCGMRRAVLNRMNIELAFATQSLALEPERCWHLGLIVHELVMHAARHACFDARAGQISIKLTRTGALVNCVILDNGSRPARDVSDRELRITRDIARALGGRIEQGFGAEFTSIVLSFPLTERERGANWTIASRQMKAPRRTRAAASNDAAYVSCRPADALGALLLLSDRTDAP; translated from the coding sequence GTGACTGTTTTGAACCCAGACCCGGCCGGCTTGCAGGAAGGCGTGCTGCTGCGCGAGCTGAATCACCGGGTCACCAACGGCGTTGCCTTTGCCATCAACCTGGTCTCCGCCGCCGCCATCCGCGTCGAAGGGGCGGAAGCCAAGTGCGCGCTCAGCGATGTCGTCGAGCTGCTGCATGGCTATGCCGATGTGCATCGTGCGTTGGCCACGCCTGCGGGTGAAACGCTGATCCACGCCGCGACCTACCTTCGCAAACTCGGCTGCGGCATGCGCCGCGCGGTCCTCAACCGGATGAACATTGAACTGGCATTTGCGACTCAGTCCCTCGCGCTTGAGCCGGAGCGCTGCTGGCACCTGGGCCTGATCGTCCATGAACTCGTGATGCACGCGGCAAGGCACGCCTGCTTCGACGCGAGGGCCGGGCAGATCAGCATCAAGCTGACGCGTACCGGCGCGCTGGTGAACTGCGTGATCCTGGACAACGGCTCGCGGCCTGCGCGGGACGTTTCCGATCGCGAGCTGCGAATTACCAGGGATATCGCCCGGGCCCTCGGCGGCCGGATCGAGCAGGGTTTTGGCGCGGAATTCACCTCGATCGTCTTGTCATTCCCACTGACCGAGCGCGAGCGCGGCGCAAACTGGACCATTGCGAGCCGCCAGATGAAGGCTCCGCGCCGCACCAGGGCTGCGGCTTCAAATGACGCAGCGTACGTTTCCTGCCGCCCCGCGGATGCGCTTGGCGCACTCTTGTTGCTTTCTGATCGAACGGACGCGCCATGA